A region from the Salvia splendens isolate huo1 chromosome 15, SspV2, whole genome shotgun sequence genome encodes:
- the LOC121767003 gene encoding mucin-7-like: protein MENQPQRHKARHKNSQSVKSTAGESSQPPKNLPTKKPPSAPQTGTVATSSSKATTKKPVTGETATTISAVPPTPSTTVPPPGNESDPEEIMREFLKKYGKSEKASYLFARLAEELRKEEAAPSVAPINIPPRPTTLIETPTSKAFLLQTETPKSPSETLISDITPVIPSTQPKFQFVNSTVVPTSTRERDEREKEKGDVEAEGD from the coding sequence ATGGAAAACCAACCACAACGACACAAAGCCCGACATAAGAACTCTCAATCGGTCAAATCTACGGCCGGCGAGTCATCACAACCGCCAAAGAATCTGCCAACCAAGAAGCCACCGTCCGCTCCTCAGACAGGGACGGTGGCAACTTCGTCGTCTAAAGCCACCACAAAGAAACCAGTTACAGGAGAGACGGCAACCACAATCTCCGCTGTCCCGCCTACACCCTCAACCACAGTTCCACCACCGGGCAACGAATCTGATCCGGAAGAAATAATGAGAGAGTTTCTAAAGAAATACGGAAAAAGCGAAAAGGCTAGCTATTTATTCGCCCGTCTAGCAGAAGAACTCAGGAAGGAGGAGGCCGCTCCAAGTGTAGCCCCGATTAACATCCCTCCACGACCTACAACCCTAATAGAAACTCCAACATCCAAGGCCTTCTTACTCCAAACGGAAACCCCAAAATCTCCATCCGAAACCCTAATTTCAGATATTACACCGGTAATACCATCCACCCAACCCAAATTTCAATTTGTCAATTCTACAGTCGTACCCACTAGTACAAGGGAGAGGGATGAGCGTGAGAAAGAAAAGGGTGATGTTGAGGCGGAAGGGGACTAG